From a single Nitrosopumilus sp. genomic region:
- a CDS encoding phosphopantetheine adenylyltransferase: MTKFAIVAMGGTFDIIHKGHTTLLSNAFDVSDNVIIGLTSDEFAAKKGKIPINNYDQRFENLTNVISKEFPNKLFEISKLENDFGPAVLKKEVEALIVSDETSNQGQKLNELRAQKNLPPVQIVTVPMFLAKDGTRISTTRIKNSEIDADGNLLSIDK; this comes from the coding sequence ATGACAAAATTTGCGATTGTAGCAATGGGTGGAACTTTTGATATTATACATAAAGGACACACTACTTTACTTTCAAACGCATTTGATGTTTCTGACAATGTTATCATTGGTCTAACAAGTGATGAATTTGCAGCTAAAAAAGGCAAAATTCCTATAAATAATTATGATCAACGATTTGAAAATTTGACTAATGTAATTTCAAAAGAATTTCCAAATAAATTATTTGAAATAAGTAAATTGGAAAATGATTTTGGTCCTGCAGTTTTAAAAAAAGAAGTTGAAGCTTTGATAGTTAGTGATGAAACAAGTAATCAAGGTCAAAAACTCAATGAATTAAGAGCTCAGAAAAATCTCCCACCTGTTCAAATTGTAACTGTTCCTATGTTTTTGGCAAAGGATGGTACAAGAATTTCTACTACTAGAATTAAAAATTCTGAAATTGATGCTGATGGAAACTTGTTATCAATTGACAAATAG
- a CDS encoding CxxC-x17-CxxC domain-containing protein — MEFYKSKFSDKKKSRKRTRDDEPSRSYRNSRDDRGSRYSRNDNRGDSAIVTCSDCGTECEVPFVPRTNKPVYCNDCFRDNKSQDSGRDRNDRYSRDDRGSRYSRNDNRGDSAIVTCSDCGTECEVPFVPRTNKPVYCNDCFRDNKSQDSGRDRNDRYSRDDRGSRYSRNDNRGDSAIVTCSDCGTECEVPFVPRTNKPVYCNDCFRDNKSQDSGRDRNDRYSRDDRGSRLSSRRESNRDNSKPNKPRSDKFLKKQESFYANGSDKFYETIKEKLYEILGGKICSTCGFKDERALGISPISENVKSDNSGRGGDAASWGKYISSPDLAREELRVFCLNCNQIREPITKRPENRSRPKSKKSKYFPR; from the coding sequence ATGGAATTCTACAAATCAAAGTTTTCAGATAAAAAAAAGTCTCGTAAAAGAACTAGAGACGATGAACCATCTCGTTCCTATAGAAATTCTAGAGATGATAGAGGTTCACGATATTCTAGAAATGATAACAGGGGAGACTCTGCAATTGTAACTTGTTCTGATTGTGGTACTGAATGTGAAGTTCCATTTGTCCCAAGGACTAACAAACCAGTTTATTGTAATGATTGCTTTAGAGATAACAAGTCTCAGGATTCAGGACGTGATAGAAATGACAGATATTCTAGAGATGATAGAGGTTCACGATATTCTAGAAATGATAACAGGGGAGACTCTGCAATTGTAACTTGTTCTGATTGTGGTACTGAATGTGAAGTTCCATTTGTCCCAAGGACTAACAAACCAGTTTATTGTAATGATTGCTTTAGAGATAACAAGTCTCAGGATTCAGGACGTGATAGAAATGACAGATATTCTAGAGATGATAGAGGTTCACGATATTCTAGAAATGATAACAGGGGAGACTCTGCAATTGTAACTTGTTCTGATTGTGGTACTGAATGTGAAGTTCCATTTGTCCCAAGGACTAACAAACCAGTTTATTGTAATGATTGCTTTAGAGATAACAAGTCTCAGGATTCAGGACGTGATAGAAATGACAGATATTCTAGAGATGATAGAGGTTCACGTTTATCATCTAGAAGAGAATCAAACAGAGATAATTCAAAACCTAACAAACCTAGAAGTGATAAATTTTTGAAAAAACAAGAGAGCTTCTATGCAAATGGTTCAGATAAATTTTATGAAACAATTAAAGAAAAATTATATGAAATCTTGGGAGGTAAAATCTGTTCTACTTGTGGATTTAAAGATGAACGAGCTTTAGGAATTAGTCCTATTTCTGAAAATGTAAAATCTGACAATTCTGGACGTGGAGGAGATGCTGCTTCGTGGGGAAAATATATCTCATCACCAGATCTTGCAAGAGAAGAACTCAGAGTATTTTGTTTAAATTGTAATCAAATTAGAGAACCTATTACAAAACGACCAGAAAATAGATCTAGACCAAAATCAAAAAAGAGTAAATATTTTCCTAGATAG